The genomic DNA CGTGCGCGTTGCAAACCTCGATGAACCGCGCGAGTGCCTCCTGTATCCGCGGATCGTTGCTCTGCCCCGGTATGCCGTAGGATTGAGAGAGGTCTGCGGGGCCGATGAACGCAGCATCGACGCCTGGGACAGACACCAGTTTGTCGAGGTCGCGAATGGCAGTCTCGCTTTCTATCTGGATGACTATCAGAGTCTCGGCGTTTGCGTGACCAAGGTACTCACCGGCAGTCACCTTGGCGAAGGCCGAGTGGGCACGCCGCAGGGCCATCCCGCGCTGGCCCATCGGGTAGTACTTGGTGTACTCGATGATCTGCCGCACTTCCTCGACGGTCTCAGTTTGGGGGATGAGAAGCCCGTCCGCACCCGAATCGAGCGGGCGGGAGAGTGCGAGCCGG from Bacillota bacterium includes the following:
- a CDS encoding aldolase/citrate lyase family protein → MRPNKVKKALANGEVVIGTMISEVRGPGIITMLATAGFDYVCIDMEHSSYSMETVADMIAASKATDMAAIIRTTGLSRLALSRPLDSGADGLLIPQTETVEEVRQIIEYTKYYPMGQRGMALRRAHSAFAKVTAGEYLGHANAETLIVIQIESETAIRDLDKLVSVPGVDAAFIGPADLSQSYGIPGQSNDPRIQEALARFIEVCNAHGVAPGIHVYNMDEARKWIDSGMRLIAYGNDISMIVDTGMKYTAELKSYIKK